The DNA segment TCAACGCCCCGTGCCGGAGGTCTCCCAGGGCAAGCAGGCGAACCGTGATGCCAGGGAGTTCGCCGAGCCGTTCGAGATCGCACGTGCCTCGGTCATCGGGTGCGGGCAGGTGGAAGACGGTGGGCTCACAGGAGCGTCGGAAACACGGGCGGATGAGAGGCAGGAGGTGGATCGATGCTCGCATACGTCCTCTTTGCCTTGAAGGATCTCTGGCGACGGCTCGCCAACCTCCGGCGTCGGATGCGGGCGGCGCCCGACTACGTTTTGTTTCTCCTGGAGGGCGCCTACCCCGACCTCCCCGCCCCCGACGGGGGCTTCCTCCGGCGGCGCCTGGCGCCCCGCCCTCTGAGCCTGGAGGAGCTGGCCGAGCGATTCGAGGAGGTGGCAGGTGATCCCCGGGTGCGGGGCGTGGTCCTCCACCTGCGCGCCCTCCGCCTGGCTCCCGCTCAGATCGGGACGGTACGGGGGATGATCGGCCGCCTGCGCGCCGCCGGCAAGCGAGTGGTCGCATGGGCAACCTCGTACGACATCGCCACCTACTGGGTGGCGTGCGCCGCCAACGAGGTCCTGCTGCAGCCGGGCGGGGGCGTGGCGCCGCTAGGACTGCGGCAGGAGTACGTCTTCCTGGCCGACGCCCTGGAGGCGGTGGGACTGAAGGGAGATTTCGTGCAGATCAGCCCCTACAAGACCGCCCCGGATCGGTTCACCCGCACGAACCTCTCCGACGAGGCTCGGGAAATGGCGAACTGGCTCATGGACAGCCAATACCACGCCCTGCTGGAGGCCGTCCGGGCGGGGAGAACGCTGGACGAGGCCGGGGCTCTGCGGCTGGTGGACGACGCTCCTCTCACCGACAAGACCGCCCTGGACCGGGGCGCCGTGGACCACCTGGTCCACGAGGAGGCGTTGCCCGCCCACCTGGGGACCGACGGGCGGCCGGCGCGCCTCGTTCCCTGGGACGAAGCTCGGCGCCAGCTCCTACGGCCACCCCTGCCCCATCCCGGCCGCCACATCGCCCGCATCCGCATCGACGGCCTCATCGTCGACGGCTGGAGCCGGCGGCCTCCTTTCCGGCTCCCGTTTCCGATCCTGGGAGAGGTGCAGACCGGGGATCTCACCGTGGTTCAGCAGGCCCGCCAGGTTCTGGAGGACCGCCGGGCCGCAGCCCTCATCGTCTACGTCAACTCGGGGGGCGGCTCGGCCACCGCCTCGGAGGCCATGGCTGCCTCCTTCCAGCAGGTGGCCGCCCGGAAGCCCGTGGTCGCGGTGATGGGAGACGTGGCCGCCTCGG comes from the Limnochorda pilosa genome and includes:
- a CDS encoding S49 family peptidase; translated protein: MLAYVLFALKDLWRRLANLRRRMRAAPDYVLFLLEGAYPDLPAPDGGFLRRRLAPRPLSLEELAERFEEVAGDPRVRGVVLHLRALRLAPAQIGTVRGMIGRLRAAGKRVVAWATSYDIATYWVACAANEVLLQPGGGVAPLGLRQEYVFLADALEAVGLKGDFVQISPYKTAPDRFTRTNLSDEAREMANWLMDSQYHALLEAVRAGRTLDEAGALRLVDDAPLTDKTALDRGAVDHLVHEEALPAHLGTDGRPARLVPWDEARRQLLRPPLPHPGRHIARIRIDGLIVDGWSRRPPFRLPFPILGEVQTGDLTVVQQARQVLEDRRAAALIVYVNSGGGSATASEAMAASFQQVAARKPVVAVMGDVAASGGYYVTTPARWVVARPGTLTGSIGVLAGKFVDTGLGRRLRTHREVVSRGKNVGLFHPDRPFEPHERAWVWESIRRTYELFLERVAAGRKMPVEDVDHVGGGRVWTGRQALERGLVDELGGMEEAEAKALELAGITTRLSVRDVREGRNLMAPSSVAAGEPEGLGGLQAHLATAWGLFRGGAPLCLSPVLWTRDMGSAYDP